The Capsicum annuum cultivar UCD-10X-F1 unplaced genomic scaffold, UCD10Xv1.1 ctg5320, whole genome shotgun sequence genomic interval aaataccaTGTGTCcttatatatttttctctatgTCCAACGAAAATGTTTAAGATATTTGTATCTTAGGATGTTGTTttcgttcacttttacttatttatgtttattttgatatatttttaaaaaaataataaatagaataataatttCTATATCACCTAATCATTACTCTTGTTTTCCCAATTTATATAgtagttgaaattttgaaatttaaacttCTAAATTTTGACGTGAATTTGGACTAAGTTTTAAGTTTTCTGAAATAAACTCCTTTACTATCAGTATGAAGCATTTACATTCGAATAAATTTATATCAgcaattaaaatataaattttattctaAATTAAACAATGAGATATCTCATTTTATCTcgtgtaaaaaaaataaaggaataaattttaaaactttggatattgaaaagagaaaaagaatatgACGACAATATGTTAGTTCGAGTTAAATAGATGGATTCTTAAAAAGTTAGATATTTAAAATTAGCGATAAGCCATTTGATTATAAGCTTGTCACCTATTTTTTTGATCAAAGTTAATTACAATTTGTgtcatgtatatgtatataatgaaaGGGGTATATTTGAACCAAAAATATAACAATCTCTTGGCACACATTACTATACGCACTCTTCATCTCTTGCAATAGAGTACCCTTTCTTTTTCCCAATACTAAAAAACTGTCAAAAAATGGTtcttaatatttgaaaaatattactaaaatGTTATGAAATACTTTCTCCATTCATATTAATTTatacattattttaaaataaattttttacttttacttatCAGTTGTCACAATATAATAGAAGGATATGGAGAATGCGTATATAGGATATATAGAATGTCAGTCGAGTAGCAGTATTATCTTGCTTGTTGAGGATTTAGGCTTGTTGGTGTTTGTCTTTAAACTAACCGTAGTATTTTAGCTCCTGCTTTTGATATCTATTATAGTCTGTTGTTGATTATGTTTTGATAATcgcattattttgttattatttttattttttttatagactTTGCATTGTTTCCTTGATATATAGTTGTTATATTTTCTACCGTGTTTCCTTTTATTCGTATCTGAATTTATTGTACTTAGATCGAGGATCGATCTTTTGAGAATAATCTCTCTATTTTCACGAGGTATTGGCAAGAGGGAAATAAAAAATTAGTGTACATTGTGACTATTACTTTACTGTTTGTCCATGAAAGTGATTACCATTTTCTTGGCAAAGCTAATTTCTTATAACAAAgtaattaaagatgaaaaatcaactaattctatttcaatttaagaaaaaacaaaaagcatTCTTTTAAACAAAATACTCATATGAATAATTAAGGATATTATATATATCTTTATTAATGAAGTACATGCATTAATTAAGTTGTGATCATTATTGATCAATTCAACTTTACTTTGGACTAATATAGTGTACTTCATCTTTTTGATGTTTGTTATGATCAAACCCtgaaaaaatcacataaaaatattattcatcgACATATCATTAAATAGTtcaactaaatttaatattttcgttACTTACTTGTCGTAGTTGATACGAATGACACTCTTGACATCGATCGGATTAGCAATGATCGAAATCGCGGCCTGAGAGAGAACCATGGTTACATTGCGACACGTGTTGCAATGATCAACAACTTTTACCATAATACTCTTGCCGGTGCAAGGTGGTGTGGTACCGCTACATGTGACTTTTAATGTATCGCCACATGTAATCGTGCTCCCCAAATACGCCACTCGTGCTACAAAACTACCTGATGGTACGGAACATGCTGATGctgtaacaacaacaataagtaCACCTCAATACAGAACAACTATATAAATTTATCATaacatttttgttttaaaaatagaatttataGAAATTAAACTTACATGGAAATTGTTCATTGGTATAATAGGCTGTCCCCGGTATAGCCAAAGCTATGGAGAACAAAGTTGTCCCAAcacaaataattaaaagaaaaatatatttaggaATTGCCATTTTTTTCTAAAGCTTAATTTTTGTTTAACTGATATATCTATCCAACAAGTACTAGTAATCACTACCTTTTATAGAAGACCATAGATTAAAATTTGGTAAATAGTTAAGAGAATTTTGTATAATAAAGTAGATTAATGAAATAGTATTAAATATCACTTATGGTAGGTTAATAAAGAACTTTGactatttttttcaaacataggATATTTTCTGttgtatttgaaataattttatccCTTGGTGGTGCATTAGTAAATCCAATaaattatcttatattattgaaaataaaatataactttaaCAATTGCTCCTTTGCGAGATTCatgtcaaataaattaaaacaaaagtaA includes:
- the LOC124893014 gene encoding putative EG45-like domain containing protein 1 (The sequence of the model RefSeq protein was modified relative to this genomic sequence to represent the inferred CDS: added 20 bases not found in genome assembly) — encoded protein: MAIPKYIFLLIICVGTTLFSIALAIPGTAYYTNEQFPSSACSVPSGSFVARVAYLGSTITCGDTLKVTCSGTTPPCTGKSIMVKVVDHCNTCRNVTMVLSQAAISIIANPIDVKSVIRIDYDN